In Helianthus annuus cultivar XRQ/B chromosome 9, HanXRQr2.0-SUNRISE, whole genome shotgun sequence, the following are encoded in one genomic region:
- the LOC110877036 gene encoding protein ANTAGONIST OF LIKE HETEROCHROMATIN PROTEIN 1-like, which produces MEFNSSSLLNQEENSYLYSLFEGLDTAGESSVNKRRKPDEENRGGEAVVEDGGGQRRRLWVKERSKGWWEYHDSDECPDDEFRKAFRMSKTTFNMICDELESVVTKKNTVLRMAIPVRQRVAVCIYRLATGDPLKTVSTLFGLGTSTCHKVVLEVCAAIGAILMPKYIQWPDQERLQEIKTTFGSISGIPNVNGAIYTTHISIIAPRTNQETYYNRKHTERNQKPSYSTTVQGLVDPRGMFTDICIGYPGSFSNEQILENSALSQRSKLGMLENTWVVGNSGYPLKDWMLVPYTHQNLTWSQHTFNQRLGEIEMIAKEAFMRLKGRWGCLQKRIEVKLQELPMVLGACCVLHNICEMNNEEMDVDLRFDLYDDEMEMDSSGISVHALQARDIISYSLLHCNNEK; this is translated from the coding sequence atggaatTCAATTCATCTTCATTACTGAATCAGGAAGAGAACTCTTATTTATATAGTCTCTTCGAAGGTCTCGACACTGCCGGTGAAAGTTCTGTCAATAAGAGGCGAAAGCCTGACGAAGAAAATCGTGGCGGAGAAGCAGTGGTGGAGGATGGTGGAGGACAGCGGCGGCGGTTATGGGTGAAAGAAAGATCAAAGGGGTGGTGGGAGTATCACGATAGCGACGAATGCCCGGATGATGAGTTTCGAAAAGCGTTTAGAATGAGTAAAACAACATTTAATATGATTTGTGACGAGTTAGAATCGGTGGTCACAAAAAAGAATACGGTTCTTCGAATGGCAATCCCTGTTCGTCAGAGGGTCGCAGTCTGTATCTATCGCTTAGCTACAGGCGACCCTCTGAAAACAGTGTCAACCCTATTCGGGCTTGGGACATCTACATGTCACAAAGTAGTACTTGAAGTTTGTGCCGCAATAGGAGCCATCCTAATGCCTAAATACATCCAATGGCCTGATCAAGAAAGGCTACAAGAAATCAAAACCACATTCGGGTCCATATCAGGCATCCCGAATGTCAACGGGGCAATCTACACAACCCATATATCAATAATCGCGCCAAGAACCAACCAAGAAACTTATTATAACAGAAAACACACCGAGAGAAACCAAAAGCCATCATACTCCACAACGGTTCAGGGTCTTGTTGACCCGAGAGGCATGTTTACAGATATTTGCATAGGGTATCCAGGGTCGTTCTCCAACGAACAAATCTTGGAAAATTCGGCGTTATCTCAAAGATCCAAATTGGGTATGTTGGAGAACACATGGGTGGTTGGGAATTCGGGTTACCCGTTAAAAGATTGGATGTTGGTACCCTACACACACCAAAATCTCACATGGAGTCAACATACATTCAATCAAAGACTTGGTGAGATAGAAATGATAGCTAAAGAAGCATTCATGAGACTAAAAGGGAGATGGGGTTGTTTACAAAAGAGGATAGAGGTGAAGTTGCAAGAGTTGCCCATGGTGTTAGGGGCTTGTTGTGTGTTGCATAACATATGTGAGATGAATAATGAGGAAATGGATGTTGATTTGAGGTTTGATTTGTATGATGATGAGATGGAAATGGATAGTAGTGGTATATCGGTACATGCACTTCAAGCTAGAGATATTATTTCTTATAGTCTCTTGCATTGTAACAATGAGAAGTAG